ACATTCCTCCTGTGCACAATATAAAATAATCGCCCTTCATTATGGAATTATCTTGAAGCTGAATTGATTCTATACTATTTTCTCTACAGATAAATTTTGTAACCTTGGAGTTTAATTTTATAACAACCCTTTTTCTAAGTAATTCTTTTTCCATAGCACTAATTAAGTCTGAAGATTTATCAGATTCAGGAAAAACCCTATCTCCTCTTTCAACTTTCAATTTAACTTTTAAATTATTGAAAAAATTTATAGTATCATTGTTTGTAAACGAATAAAGAGAGCTGTATAAAAAATTTGGATTTCGAGGAATGTAATCAAAAAATTCACTTATATCTTTTGAATTGGTTATATTACACCTTCCTTTCCCCGATATAAACATTTTTTTACCTAACTTGTTGTTTTTTTCAACTAAAATGACATCGTTATTTTTTGCTGCATTTATGGCTGCCATCATACCAGAAGGGCCACCACCAATTACTATTACTTTTGACATTAATCCACACACCTTATTTTCTTTCAAATGCCTAATCTAAAATGGACAAATTCAAAATAAATTCGTCCCTTGTAGAAAATTCATCTTTAATTTTGTTCTCTAAAAGAATATACTTGATACTCTTTCCAAATATCTTCTAAATCTGAAAAAGTGGAAGATATTTTATCCTTTTCCTGCATACCTACAGCTACTATTAAAGCATTGATTACACTTAAAGGTGCCACTAATGAATCTACAAAAGAAGCCATATTACTTTGTGCTATTAATGTATAATCTGCTCTTGCTGCAAGTGGTGATAGAAGACTATCTGTAATAGCAACTACTTTTGCATTCCTACTTTTAGCAAATGTTAAGGACTCAATAGTTCTTACTGCATATCTTGGAAATCCTATACCTATTACTAAATCATCTCCAGTTAAATTTATCATCTGTTCAAAAATATCACTTATTCCATATCCAACAACTTTTACGTTATCCAATATCAAATTTAAATAAAATCCTAAAAAATCTGCAATTGCAGTGGAACTTCTAAGACCTATTATATATATTTTTTTAGCTTTGAATATGCTTTCAATTACATCGTCAAAAGTTTTATGATTTATCTTTTCTAGTGTAGCTCTTATGTTTTCCATATCTGATTTTAAAACACTTTTTAAGGGACTTTCCTGACTTACAAAATCATTTGATAATTCAATCCTTTGTACTGTAGTTAATTTATTTTTTATTAGTTCTTGAAGAGATTTCTGCAATTTAGGATATCCTGAAAATCCAAGTTCATTTGCAAACCTAACTACTGTTGATTCACTTACACCTACACTCACACCTAATTTAGCAGCTGTCATAAAAGCAGCTTTATCATAATGTTTTAATATATATTCAGCTATTAATTTTTGGCCTTTGCTCAATCTTGGAAATTTAACTTGAATTGTTCTTATTAGGTCGTGATTGTCAACATTCTCCATTTGCTTCATTCCTTTCTTTCATTACTATAATTTTTGCAATATTTACTTCAGTTTAACATCTATTGACCAAATTTTCAATAGATTATTCATTTGTTTATCTAATTTTTCCCTTAATTTTTTGTATATTACTTGATAATTGATACTTTTATTAAGAATAAAGCAATACGCAAATTTAATTTTTTATATATTTTATTTCATCCTCATTCAAATATCTCCATTTTCCTTCTTCCAAATTTCCTACATCTATATTACCTATAGAAATTCTAGTCAAAGATATTACCGGATGTCCAATAGCATCACACATCTTTCTTATCTGCCTATTTTTCCCCTCATGTATCTTTATTCTAACTTTGGAATTATTCTTGCTCTTATTTACATTAAGTATATTAAAATCTGCTTTGGCTGTTATATAACCATCTATATTTACTCCATTTTTAAATTTTTCTATATCTTCCTTTGAAGGGATTCCCTTTATAACTGCAACATAGACTTTATTTTTCTCCATTTTAGGATGGGCTACTTTATTGTACACTTCTCCATCGTTAGTAAGTATAATGATACCAGAAGTGTTATAATCCAACCTACCTATTGGATATATTCGTTCTTTTACTTTCACAATATCTAAAATAGTATTCCTTCCCCGGTCATCCTTAACTGTAGAAACATATCCTGTAGGTTTATTCAATAGTATATATACTTTTTTGCTTTCTTTTTGAATTTCTACATCATCTACAGTAATTTTGTCTATTTTATCATCAATTTTTGTTCCTAAGTTTTTAATAGTTACTCCATTTACTTTAACTCTTCCCTGCAATATTATGCTTTCACATTTTCTCCTTGAAGCTATACCACAGTAAGCCATATATTTTTGTAATCTTTCTACCATAATTAACACCTACCTATATACTCTTTAATTCACAATTCACAGCTCACAATTAATGAAAACTTTTCTTCTAAAATAGAAAAATCAATTATATACAATATAAATAATCCTCAATGACGTTGTCATTAAGGATTATTTATACTATTCCATTTCCTGTATACTTATTTGTCTTATATGTTTTGTGTGATTCCACTCCTTATTATTCTTGTCCAATATGCCCTGTATTGTTATAGGTATCCATGTTAAGGTATATATACCATATAAAAGATACCATATAAATATTTTAAAACAATTTTTACCACATAATAAAGATACACCTACTAAAAACACTAAGAGATACAATATGTTTCCAATTAGCATTTCATAGAAAGTTGGAGACGTAAATACATATGAAAGTACAATTATATTTAAAGAATACAATGCAAATACAGAAAACATTTTTTTAGAAAGTTTACTCTCTAAAAGCATTATTAAAGGAGTAAATAAAAACTGAAATATACTGAAAATTTTCCATTCAATCGATGAAAACAGCGAATTTACAACAAATATATTTAATCCATGTGGATTGTTGTTTTGCAGTATAGTTAAGAGTGCTGAGACTCCAAGTAATAAAGTTACAAAAGGTTGTATTGTATATATTGCACAATCAAATGCTGTAAAGCTTCTGTTTACAATAGATTTTTTTATAAGCTTAAAGAAAAACCTAGAAGCAACATCAGTAAATCCCTGCATCCATCTTTTTCTTTGAGTCCAAGATTGTTTTAAGGTCAAAGGTTTTTCATCATAAACTATTGCATTGTGAGCCCAACCAACTTTTTCGCCATTTAATACTAATTTGCATGTGAATTCCAAATCTTCTGTCAAGCAAGTAGCACCCCAACCTAATTTCTTCAATATATCTGTTTTCATACAAAACCCAGTTCCACCTATTTGAGTTGACAATCCAAGATTTGATCTAGAAAGTTGAAAAAGTCTGTTTGTAGACCAGAAAGAAATTGAATAGGAACCTGTTATCCATGAATCATTTGGATTCTTGCTATCTATGTAACCTTGAACAACTTTATATCCTTTGCACAATTTGTAATTCATTTCAGTTAAAAAATTTTTTGAAACTAAATTATCTGCATCAAAGATAGCTATGGCATCGTATTTACGATCCATTTTAAATATTTTGTTAAACATCCATTCAAGAGCATAACCTTTTCCTTTTTTATCAGGAACTTTTCTTTCGCATACATTAACGCCGTATTTTTTTGATATAGCTGCAGTATTATCGTCACAATTATCTGCAATGACAAAAATATCATACATATTTTTAGGATAATCAATGTCTTTTAAACTTTCTATTATTTGTGCAATTACCATTTCTTCATTATGAGCTGCCACTAAAAGTGCAAAAGTATTTTTAGGTGTACATTTTTCAGCGCCATTATCCTTTTTTTTGTATAATCCAAATAGAGAAAGTATCAGGTAGTAAGATGCAAGTATACAAACTAATATTTGGAAAATAAATGTAGAATTAAAAATAAACCCTTTCATCATAAAATCCTTCCTTAATATATTTACTCTATTATTTTATATAACGAATAAACATAATTATCGTATATCATAATACCACAAATTTTTAGTTATACTGTATTTGTTGTAATATTCTGATTAATATATATATCCACACTATAAATTTTTTTAATAGTCAAGTGACTTTATATTACTAAAAAATATAATTTGCATATTTTCAACTATGTTATAATTATCATGAAACATAGATATTTTAAGGGGTGATAAAATAATGGAACATATAATAAATTGTAAAGGTCTAAAATGTCCTCAACCAGTAATAAATACTAAAAAATACTTTGATTCCATAGAGGAAGGAACTGCTACTGTTGTTGTAGATAATGAAGTCTCAAAAAATAACGTATGCAAGTTTGCTAAGAACAATAGTTTTACTGCCAAAGTAGAACAAAAGGAAGATCTATTCTATATAACTATTAAAAAAGATATTAGTAGTTGTGAACTATGTGATTGTAACGAAGAAACATTTACAATAGTTATATCAAATAATAAACTTGGACTTGGCGATGATAAACTTGGAACCACTTTAATGAAAAGTTATCTATATGCACTGAGTGAAAGCAAATATCTTCCAACTAACTTAATATTTTTAAATGGTGGTGTAAAACTAACAGTGGACAGTTCCGATTGCATTGACAATTTAAAAGTGCTTGATAAAAAAGGAGTAAATATATACAGCTGTGGAACTTGCCTTGATTTCTATGGCTTAAAAGAAAAATTATCTGTAGGTGAAATAACTAATATGTATGATATAGTTGAAAAAATGAATTCTTCAGATAAAACTATAAAGCTGTAATTTAAGTATTTACATTCACCTGTTCATCAGATATAACGAAAAGCTACTCATTTCTTTTCATTATATCTGATGAAATTACAATATTCAGTTTAATAATTAATCATCTTATTAATTTTTAGTGTAAAAGAGTTAGGTCATATATATCTTTTCTTCTGTTTTTAATAATAGGTAAAGATTCTCTAACCTCATTTATATAGTCTAAATCTAATTCAGATATTAGTATTCCCTCTTTTTCATCTAATATATCTGTTATTGTTCCCCAAGGATTTACTACAAGGGAATGTCCATAAGCTACATAAGAATAATTTATATCTCTAGCAGGTGATATTCCTGCTATGTAAATTTGATTATCCACTGCTCTGCTTCTAAACAAAAGTTCCCAATGAGCTGGACCAGTAGTCATGTTAAAGGCTGCTGGAATAAATACTATTTTAGTACCATTAAGAGCCATTAATCGTATGAGTTCAGGAAATCTTATGTCATAACAAATCGCTATACCTATCTTTCCCCATTTTGTATCTATTATTGTAATTTTATTACCTGGAGTTAAAACTTT
The genomic region above belongs to Clostridium sp. AWRP and contains:
- a CDS encoding MurR/RpiR family transcriptional regulator, producing the protein MENVDNHDLIRTIQVKFPRLSKGQKLIAEYILKHYDKAAFMTAAKLGVSVGVSESTVVRFANELGFSGYPKLQKSLQELIKNKLTTVQRIELSNDFVSQESPLKSVLKSDMENIRATLEKINHKTFDDVIESIFKAKKIYIIGLRSSTAIADFLGFYLNLILDNVKVVGYGISDIFEQMINLTGDDLVIGIGFPRYAVRTIESLTFAKSRNAKVVAITDSLLSPLAARADYTLIAQSNMASFVDSLVAPLSVINALIVAVGMQEKDKISSTFSDLEDIWKEYQVYSFREQN
- a CDS encoding pseudouridine synthase; translation: MVERLQKYMAYCGIASRRKCESIILQGRVKVNGVTIKNLGTKIDDKIDKITVDDVEIQKESKKVYILLNKPTGYVSTVKDDRGRNTILDIVKVKERIYPIGRLDYNTSGIIILTNDGEVYNKVAHPKMEKNKVYVAVIKGIPSKEDIEKFKNGVNIDGYITAKADFNILNVNKSKNNSKVRIKIHEGKNRQIRKMCDAIGHPVISLTRISIGNIDVGNLEEGKWRYLNEDEIKYIKN
- a CDS encoding glycosyltransferase family 2 protein codes for the protein MKGFIFNSTFIFQILVCILASYYLILSLFGLYKKKDNGAEKCTPKNTFALLVAAHNEEMVIAQIIESLKDIDYPKNMYDIFVIADNCDDNTAAISKKYGVNVCERKVPDKKGKGYALEWMFNKIFKMDRKYDAIAIFDADNLVSKNFLTEMNYKLCKGYKVVQGYIDSKNPNDSWITGSYSISFWSTNRLFQLSRSNLGLSTQIGGTGFCMKTDILKKLGWGATCLTEDLEFTCKLVLNGEKVGWAHNAIVYDEKPLTLKQSWTQRKRWMQGFTDVASRFFFKLIKKSIVNRSFTAFDCAIYTIQPFVTLLLGVSALLTILQNNNPHGLNIFVVNSLFSSIEWKIFSIFQFLFTPLIMLLESKLSKKMFSVFALYSLNIIVLSYVFTSPTFYEMLIGNILYLLVFLVGVSLLCGKNCFKIFIWYLLYGIYTLTWIPITIQGILDKNNKEWNHTKHIRQISIQEME
- the yedF gene encoding sulfurtransferase-like selenium metabolism protein YedF — translated: MEHIINCKGLKCPQPVINTKKYFDSIEEGTATVVVDNEVSKNNVCKFAKNNSFTAKVEQKEDLFYITIKKDISSCELCDCNEETFTIVISNNKLGLGDDKLGTTLMKSYLYALSESKYLPTNLIFLNGGVKLTVDSSDCIDNLKVLDKKGVNIYSCGTCLDFYGLKEKLSVGEITNMYDIVEKMNSSDKTIKL
- a CDS encoding carbon-nitrogen hydrolase family protein codes for the protein MVKIGLCQMKVLSSSKKSNIEKAKNMIVQATDKGADIVALPEMFNCPYDIKNFRKYAESEYCYGDTLKMLSSISREKRILLIGGSIPELDSKGNVYNTSFVFNKDGNLIGKHRKIHLFDIDIKNRMTFKESKVLTPGNKITIIDTKWGKIGIAICYDIRFPELIRLMALNGTKIVFIPAAFNMTTGPAHWELLFRSRAVDNQIYIAGISPARDINYSYVAYGHSLVVNPWGTITDILDEKEGILISELDLDYINEVRESLPIIKNRRKDIYDLTLLH